The proteins below are encoded in one region of Pygocentrus nattereri isolate fPygNat1 chromosome 13, fPygNat1.pri, whole genome shotgun sequence:
- the LOC108443564 gene encoding cytochrome c oxidase assembly protein COX11, mitochondrial, which yields MLLSFAFRECCAKRYVQLAFCSAQICIKNLNARGLATSTSQLFVRRTSQRFVNQTRGAKTHKKKTNNYQDEWKQRNKTILTYIAAAGVGMIGMSYAAVPLYRIYCQVSGLGGTAIAGHDAGLVETMKPVKDRIIKVTFNADTHASLQWNFRPQQSEIYVVPGETALAFYKARNPSDKPVIGISTYNVVPFEAGQYFNKIQCFCFEEQRLNPQEEVDMPVFFYIDPEFDEDPRMARVDTITLSYTFFEAKEGQKLPLPGYS from the exons ATGCTTCTGTCTTTTGCCTTCCGTGAGTGCTGTGCAAAGCGCTATGTACAGCTAGCCTTTTGTAGTGCTCAGATATGTATTAAAAACCTGAATGCCAGAGGACTAGCCACTTCTACCAGCCAACTCTTTGTCAGGAGAACATCTCAGCGGTTTGTTAACCAGACAAGAGGAGCTAAAACGCacaagaaaaagacaaataattACCAAGATGAATGGAAGCAGCGGAATAAGACCATCCTCACATATATTGCAGCAGCTGGGGTGGGCATGATAGGTATGTCGTATGCTGCTGTGCCACTGTACAGAATCTACTGCCAG GTTTCGGGACTGGGTGGCACAGCAATCGCTGGGCATGATGCAGGTTTAGTTGAAACAATGAAGCCAGTCAAAGATCGCATTATTAAAGTCACTTTCAATGCTGACACACACGCAAGCCTCCAGTGGAATTTCCGCCCTCAGCAGTCTGAGATCTAT GTTGTGCCAGGAGAAACCGCTCTAGCATTTTACAAAGCAAGAAATCCCTCAGACAAACCTGTGATAGGAATCTCTACCTATAACGTAGTGCCATTTGAAGCTGGACAGTACTTTAACAAAATTCAG TGCTTCTGCTTTGAAGAACAGAGGTTAAACCCTCAGGAAGAGGTTGACATGCCCGTTTTCTTTTACATTGACCCAGAGTTTGATGAGGACCCCAGAATGGCTCGAGTTGACACCATTACACTCTCTTATACCTTTTTTGAAGCCAAAGAAGGACAGAAATTACCCCTTCCTGGATACAGTTAA
- the rab40b gene encoding ras-related protein Rab-40B, whose protein sequence is MGHRSDTSMKMSHRSSPAKAYDFLLKFLLVGDSDVGKGEILASLQDGSSESPYGYNMGIDYKTTTILLDGRRVKLQLWDTSGQGRFCTIFRSYSRGAQGVILVYDITSRWSFDGIDRWIKEIDEHAPGVPKILVGNRLHLAYKRQVTTENAQAFAERLGVTFFEVSPLCNFNITESFTELARIVLMRHGMERLWRPNKVLSLQDLCCRSIVSCTPVHLVDKLPLPVALKSHLKSFSMANGLNARMMHGRSYSVIASSAKKRNGTKKSKLIYPPLSPSQSCARTSCKIS, encoded by the exons ATGGGACATCGGAGTGACACATCTATGAAGATGAGCCACAGGAGCAGCCCCGCAAAAGCGTATGATTTTCTGCTGAAATTTCTGCTAGTGGGAGACAGTGATGTGGGAAAGGGGGAGATACTGGCCAGTTTGCAGGATGGATCCAGTGAATCTCCCTATGGATATAACATGG GGATCGACTATAAAACAACCACTATACTGCTTGATGGGCGCAGAGTTAAGCTGCAGCTTTG GGACACATCTGGACAGGGTCGCTTCTGCACCATTTTCCGCTCTTATTCCAGAGGAGCACAG GGTGTTATCCTTGTGTATGACATCACAAGTCGCTGGTCCTTTGATGGAATTGACAGATGGATTAAAGAGATTGATGAG CATGCACCAGGAGTGCCCAAGATCCTGGTGGGGAACCGTCTACACCTGGCCTACAAGCGTCAGGTGACCACAGAAAATGCCCAGGCCTTTGCAGAACGTCTGGGGGTCACTTTCTTCGAGGTCAGCCCTCTGTGCAACTTCAACATCACAGAGTCCTTTACTGAATTGGCTCGCATTGTTCTAATGCGTCACGGCATGGAGAGACTCTGGAGACCCAACAAAG TGTTAAGTCTGCAAGACCTGTGCTGCCGTTCTATCGTCTCCTGCACTCCGGTGCACCTAGTGGACAAACTCCCTCTTCCTGTTGCCTTAAAGAGCCACCTCAAGTCCTTCTCCATGGCCAACGGCCTGAATGCCCGCATGATGCACGGACGCTCCTACTCTGTTATAGCCAGCAGTGCGAAGAAGAGGAATGgaacaaaaaaatccaaactCATCTACCCACCCCTGAGCCCATCCCAGAGCTGCGCAAGGACCAGCTGCAAGATATCATAG